In Pseudomonas sp. Leaf58, one DNA window encodes the following:
- a CDS encoding ABC transporter substrate-binding protein, with amino-acid sequence MTRSFKRFTRWMLLCSTLAGAPYALAECTPANQFETITPGVLTVAAYVFPPYSIPGPNNQLSGVDGEIIKRIAERECLKVKTMVVDTAAVVQAVVAKRADVGIGDWYRTAERSKALGLSAPLYLDVMGIISDEGYSKISELDGKRIGTVQGYLWVDDLKKAFGDNLVLYPNPVAMAQDLASKRIQVGADSFAVGVSAQQKGAYPGKSIKVSEPDQRVKATLEPGQSAFPYTKANTALGEALGNNIQALHASGEIAEILAQFGLAREAAQVGEPRMIQ; translated from the coding sequence ATGACCCGCTCATTCAAACGCTTTACCCGTTGGATGTTGTTGTGTTCGACCCTGGCCGGCGCGCCGTACGCCCTGGCCGAATGCACCCCGGCGAACCAGTTTGAAACCATTACGCCGGGCGTGCTGACCGTGGCGGCTTATGTCTTCCCGCCTTACTCGATACCGGGGCCGAACAACCAGTTGAGCGGCGTCGATGGCGAGATTATCAAGCGCATCGCCGAACGCGAATGCCTGAAGGTCAAGACCATGGTGGTGGACACCGCAGCGGTGGTGCAGGCGGTGGTAGCAAAGCGCGCCGATGTCGGCATCGGTGACTGGTACCGCACGGCCGAGCGCAGCAAGGCGTTGGGCTTGTCGGCCCCGTTGTACCTGGACGTGATGGGGATTATTTCGGATGAGGGTTACTCGAAGATCTCCGAACTGGACGGCAAGCGCATCGGCACCGTGCAAGGCTACCTGTGGGTGGACGATTTGAAGAAGGCCTTTGGCGATAATCTGGTGCTCTACCCGAACCCGGTGGCCATGGCCCAAGACCTGGCGTCCAAGCGCATCCAGGTTGGTGCGGACAGCTTTGCGGTGGGGGTTTCTGCGCAGCAAAAGGGCGCGTACCCCGGCAAGAGCATCAAGGTGTCCGAGCCCGACCAACGGGTCAAGGCCACGCTTGAGCCTGGGCAAAGCGCCTTCCCGTACACCAAGGCCAACACTGCCTTGGGCGAAGCACTGGGCAACAACATCCAGGCCTTGCATGCCTCGGGGGAAATCGCTGAAATCCTTGCCCAGTTTGGCCTGGCCCGCGAGGCGGCGCAGGTGGGTGAGCCGAGGATGATTCAGTAA
- a CDS encoding amino acid ABC transporter permease, producing the protein MSELLTMWAQWLPELWKGFVLSMQVTAVSLGLGIVFGLVLALSVSAPSRWVRYPSLVIVELGRGAPVLILLQYFYFGLPSVNLTLTSFWAAVLAMAYCTAAYTSEIIRGGIEAVAPGQTEAAEVIGLNRFDALRFVILPQALRVALPSLLGFSIMMFQASSLCFTIALPEIVSRASSIGSSTFEYMPVLILAGLMYAAVCAPATLGVAALEKRLAPSQP; encoded by the coding sequence ATGAGCGAACTGCTGACGATGTGGGCGCAATGGCTGCCGGAGTTGTGGAAAGGCTTTGTGCTGTCGATGCAGGTCACGGCGGTGAGCCTGGGCCTGGGTATTGTCTTCGGGCTGGTGCTGGCGCTTAGCGTCTCGGCCCCGAGCCGCTGGGTACGTTACCCATCTTTGGTCATTGTGGAGTTGGGGCGCGGGGCGCCGGTGTTAATCCTGCTGCAGTATTTTTACTTTGGCTTGCCCAGCGTCAACCTCACTTTGACCTCGTTCTGGGCTGCGGTGTTGGCCATGGCGTACTGCACGGCGGCCTACACCAGTGAAATCATTCGCGGTGGTATCGAGGCGGTGGCCCCAGGGCAAACCGAGGCTGCAGAGGTCATCGGCCTCAACCGGTTCGACGCCCTGCGTTTTGTGATCCTGCCTCAGGCCTTGCGGGTAGCGCTGCCGTCGTTGCTGGGGTTCTCGATCATGATGTTCCAAGCTTCGTCGCTGTGTTTCACCATCGCCCTGCCAGAAATTGTCAGCCGGGCGTCCTCCATTGGTTCCTCCACGTTTGAATACATGCCAGTGCTGATCCTGGCCGGTTTGATGTATGCCGCTGTCTGTGCTCCGGCGACCCTGGGCGTGGCAGCGCTGGAAAAAAGACTGGCACCCAGCCAGCCCTAA
- a CDS encoding amino acid ABC transporter permease, producing the protein MQDILMMLLNGVPWTIAVTVLAFCVGVVLGFPICALRLSKVKPLRFLAAMLVLTLRSIPPIVWLFFIFFGIGGGYISLSPFTAAVVGLGLITAAHMSEVYRGAFAAIPPGQFEAAYVLNLSASQRFFDVVLPQLVRIAIPTSATYAIGLLKDSAVASTIGVGDVSFQAYQVSQQTFQGLSVYSTAALVYLVLSVPVALFSRWLSATLKQRIAR; encoded by the coding sequence ATGCAAGACATCCTGATGATGCTGTTGAACGGTGTGCCGTGGACCATTGCGGTCACCGTGCTCGCCTTCTGCGTCGGTGTGGTGCTGGGCTTTCCGATTTGCGCCCTGCGCCTGTCCAAGGTCAAGCCCCTGCGTTTTCTGGCGGCGATGCTGGTGCTGACCCTGCGCTCCATTCCGCCGATTGTCTGGTTGTTTTTCATCTTCTTTGGCATCGGTGGCGGCTATATCAGCCTGTCGCCGTTTACCGCGGCAGTGGTTGGCTTGGGGCTGATTACCGCAGCGCACATGTCCGAGGTGTACCGCGGTGCGTTTGCGGCGATTCCCCCCGGGCAATTCGAAGCCGCCTATGTGCTTAACCTGTCGGCATCGCAACGGTTTTTCGATGTGGTGTTGCCGCAGTTGGTGCGCATCGCCATCCCCACCTCCGCCACCTACGCCATTGGCCTGCTTAAGGATTCGGCGGTGGCCTCGACCATTGGCGTTGGCGATGTCAGCTTCCAGGCCTATCAGGTTTCACAACAAACCTTTCAGGGCCTGAGCGTGTACAGCACAGCGGCGCTGGTTTACCTGGTGCTCAGCGTGCCGGTGGCCTTGTTCTCCCGTTGGCTCTCGGCCACGTTGAAACAGAGGATTGCCCGATGA
- a CDS encoding amino acid ABC transporter ATP-binding protein, which translates to MSSITVIETAPALVPRPAASAEPFLRLEGIHKQFGPYPVLHDVCFEMRKGEVVAIIGPSGSGKSTLLRCINQLEPPTQGRVSMDGVHIEAGQSLPRAELLKLRRRIGMVFQSFNLFPHLTVLRNVSLAQIRTLGRSAKEADARSMQLLERVGLADKAQHYPARCSGGQQQRIAIARALALDPELMLFDEPTSALDPELGLEVLAVMKELASEGMSMIVVTHEMHFAETVSDRVVVMAEGRIIEQGPSQQVMRQPEHERVVQFLQAVRNR; encoded by the coding sequence ATGAGCAGTATCACCGTGATCGAAACCGCGCCCGCCTTGGTGCCGCGCCCTGCGGCCAGCGCCGAACCGTTCTTGCGCCTGGAGGGCATTCATAAACAGTTTGGCCCCTACCCCGTGCTGCACGATGTGTGTTTTGAAATGCGCAAGGGCGAGGTGGTGGCCATTATTGGGCCAAGTGGTTCGGGCAAGAGCACCTTGCTGCGTTGTATCAATCAGCTGGAGCCGCCCACCCAGGGCCGGGTGAGTATGGATGGCGTGCACATCGAAGCCGGCCAAAGCTTGCCCCGTGCAGAGCTGCTGAAGCTGCGCCGGCGCATTGGCATGGTGTTCCAGTCGTTTAATCTGTTTCCGCACCTGACCGTGCTGCGCAATGTCAGCCTGGCGCAAATCCGTACCTTGGGCCGCAGCGCCAAAGAAGCCGATGCCCGCTCCATGCAGCTGCTCGAACGCGTCGGCTTGGCCGACAAGGCCCAGCATTACCCGGCGCGCTGCTCCGGTGGCCAGCAGCAACGGATCGCTATCGCCCGCGCCCTGGCATTGGACCCTGAACTGATGCTGTTCGATGAGCCAACCTCGGCGCTGGACCCCGAGCTGGGCTTGGAGGTGCTGGCGGTGATGAAAGAGCTTGCCAGCGAAGGCATGTCGATGATCGTCGTAACCCACGAAATGCACTTTGCCGAAACCGTGTCCGACCGCGTGGTGGTGATGGCCGAGGGGCGAATCATCGAGCAGGGCCCGAGCCAGCAAGTGATGCGCCAGCCCGAGCATGAACGGGTGGTCCAGTTCCTCCAGGCCGTGAGGAATCGCTAA
- a CDS encoding Xaa-Pro peptidase family protein, with translation MHTGSDSIELLTALTERDLHFRSDAKVTDHALAPVDTALLDAYTAIDRKALRHYRLGRIREQLRAHDYAGILLADPINIRYATDTNNLGLWVMHSPSRYVFVATDGPVVLFEFTSSRHNSEHVEAIDEIRPAIPWLYFLAGPRVQEKAERWAQEVAELMARHGGGNRRLAVDRCDPWGAQRLTQKGIELFDAQPLMEQARLIKSAEEVASHQVSMGVCDLAIARMRASLVPGVTENQLWSIMHGTNVAHGGEWAESRLLSSGPRTNPWFQDATDKVIQAGEMVCFDTDMVGPGGYLSDISRSFVCPGKAPTTAQRDLLEIASQQINHNVELLRPGLSFREFAEHCWPVPKRFEHNRYMMMLHGVGLVDEYPSVAYAVDFAEWGYDGLFEENMVVSVESYIGEQGGGEGVKLEEQVLISANGPIKLSRTPLVDGDR, from the coding sequence ATGCATACGGGTTCTGATTCCATTGAGCTGCTCACTGCGTTAACCGAACGTGACCTGCACTTTCGCAGCGATGCCAAGGTCACTGACCATGCCCTGGCGCCGGTCGACACGGCGTTACTCGATGCGTATACCGCCATCGACCGCAAAGCCCTGCGTCACTACCGCCTGGGGCGTATTCGCGAGCAACTGCGCGCCCACGATTACGCCGGCATTCTGTTGGCCGACCCGATCAACATTCGCTATGCCACCGACACCAACAACCTCGGTTTGTGGGTGATGCATTCGCCCAGCCGCTATGTATTCGTGGCCACCGACGGCCCGGTGGTGTTGTTCGAGTTCACCAGCAGCCGGCACAACAGCGAGCACGTCGAAGCCATCGATGAAATTCGCCCGGCGATTCCCTGGCTGTATTTTCTGGCCGGCCCCCGCGTGCAGGAAAAAGCCGAGCGCTGGGCCCAGGAGGTGGCGGAGCTGATGGCTCGCCATGGTGGCGGCAACCGCCGCTTGGCGGTGGACCGTTGTGACCCTTGGGGCGCGCAGCGCCTGACCCAGAAGGGCATTGAGCTGTTCGATGCGCAGCCGTTGATGGAGCAGGCACGCTTGATCAAGTCGGCGGAAGAGGTCGCCAGCCACCAGGTGTCCATGGGCGTGTGCGATCTGGCGATAGCCCGGATGCGCGCCAGCCTGGTGCCGGGGGTCACTGAAAACCAGCTGTGGAGCATCATGCACGGGACGAATGTCGCGCACGGCGGGGAATGGGCCGAAAGCCGCTTGCTCAGCTCCGGGCCGCGCACCAACCCGTGGTTCCAAGACGCCACCGACAAGGTCATCCAAGCCGGTGAGATGGTGTGTTTTGACACCGACATGGTCGGGCCCGGTGGTTACCTTTCGGATATTTCTCGCAGCTTCGTCTGCCCCGGCAAGGCGCCGACAACGGCCCAGCGCGACTTGCTGGAAATCGCCTCGCAGCAGATCAACCACAACGTCGAGCTGCTGCGCCCGGGCCTGTCGTTTCGCGAGTTTGCCGAACACTGCTGGCCGGTGCCCAAGCGCTTTGAGCACAACCGCTACATGATGATGCTGCATGGCGTCGGCTTGGTCGACGAGTACCCCAGCGTCGCCTACGCCGTGGATTTCGCCGAGTGGGGTTACGACGGCCTGTTCGAGGAAAACATGGTGGTGTCGGTGGAAAGTTACATCGGTGAACAAGGCGGTGGCGAAGGGGTGAAGCTTGAAGAACAGGTGCTGATCAGCGCCAATGGGCCGATAAAACTTTCGCGCACGCCCTTAGTCGACGGCGATCGATAG
- a CDS encoding NADH:flavin oxidoreductase — protein sequence MKNDPLLQPYRLKHLTLRNRIMTTSHEPAYPEDGMPKKLYRAYHVERAKAGVALTMTAGSAAISRDSPPVFNNILAYKDEVVGWMKDLTDECHEHGAAVMIQLTHLGRRTRWDKGDWLPVVSPSHNQEPAHRAFPKQLEHWDIDRIIRDYADAAERMKAAGLDGIELQAYGHLMDQFWSPLTNELDGPYGGSLQNRLRFTFDVLTAIRQRVGPEFIVGIRYTGDEVLAGGLQKEEGLQISQLLKDSGMIDFLNVIRGNIATDAGLTDIIPIQGMRNAPHLDFAGEIKALTDFPTFHAAKIPDVATARHAIASGLVDMVGMTRAHMTDPHIVRKIIEGREDDIRPCVGANYCLDRIYNAGAAYCIHNAATGRETTMPHEIPKAAKQRKVVIVGAGPGGLEAARVAGERGHEVVVYELADKPGGQIRLTAQSERRKEMISIIDWRMAQCERLGVKFHFNTWADTAMVLDENADVVIVATGGMPHTEVLEHGNQLLVSSWDIISGDVKPGRNVLVYDDAGDHAGLQAAEFIARSGAKTEIMTPDRSFAPEVMGMNLVPYMRSLQQLDTTFTVTYRLKAVVQQGDQLLATIGTDYSDLTKTRLVDQVVVNHGTRPLDELYFELKPLASNEGAVEYMDLIVGKPQTVASNPEGRFQLFRIGDAVASRNTHAAIYDALRLVKDL from the coding sequence ATGAAAAACGATCCGCTACTTCAGCCTTATCGCCTCAAGCATTTGACCCTGCGCAACCGCATCATGACCACCTCCCACGAGCCCGCTTACCCCGAAGACGGGATGCCGAAAAAGCTTTACCGGGCCTACCACGTTGAACGTGCCAAAGCCGGTGTCGCGCTGACCATGACTGCTGGCTCCGCCGCGATCTCGCGTGACAGCCCGCCGGTGTTCAACAACATTCTGGCCTACAAGGACGAAGTGGTCGGCTGGATGAAAGACCTCACCGACGAGTGCCACGAACACGGTGCGGCGGTGATGATCCAGCTCACTCACCTGGGCCGGCGTACCCGCTGGGACAAAGGCGACTGGCTACCGGTGGTGTCGCCCTCGCACAATCAAGAACCCGCCCACCGCGCCTTCCCCAAGCAGCTGGAACACTGGGACATCGACCGCATCATTCGCGACTACGCCGATGCCGCCGAACGCATGAAAGCCGCTGGCCTGGACGGCATCGAACTGCAAGCTTACGGCCATTTGATGGACCAGTTTTGGTCGCCACTGACCAACGAACTGGACGGGCCATACGGCGGCTCGCTGCAAAACCGCCTGCGCTTTACCTTCGATGTGCTCACGGCCATTCGCCAACGCGTGGGCCCGGAGTTTATCGTCGGCATTCGCTACACCGGCGACGAAGTGCTCGCTGGCGGCCTGCAAAAAGAGGAAGGCTTGCAGATTTCCCAGCTGTTGAAAGACAGTGGCATGATCGACTTCCTTAATGTGATTCGCGGCAACATCGCCACCGACGCCGGGCTGACCGATATCATCCCGATCCAGGGCATGCGCAATGCCCCGCACCTGGACTTTGCCGGCGAAATCAAAGCGCTGACCGACTTCCCGACCTTCCATGCAGCAAAAATTCCCGACGTGGCCACCGCGCGGCATGCGATTGCCTCGGGCTTGGTCGACATGGTCGGCATGACCCGCGCGCACATGACCGACCCGCACATCGTGCGCAAGATCATCGAAGGCCGGGAAGACGATATTCGCCCTTGCGTGGGCGCCAACTATTGCCTGGACCGTATTTACAACGCCGGTGCTGCCTACTGCATTCACAACGCCGCGACCGGGCGTGAAACCACCATGCCGCATGAAATACCCAAGGCGGCCAAGCAGCGCAAAGTGGTAATTGTCGGCGCCGGCCCGGGTGGACTGGAAGCGGCACGGGTGGCAGGCGAGCGCGGCCACGAGGTGGTGGTGTATGAGCTGGCGGACAAACCCGGTGGGCAAATTCGCCTGACCGCACAGTCCGAGCGGCGCAAAGAAATGATCAGCATCATCGATTGGCGCATGGCGCAATGCGAGCGCCTTGGCGTGAAGTTCCACTTCAACACCTGGGCCGACACCGCGATGGTTCTGGATGAAAATGCCGACGTGGTGATCGTGGCGACCGGCGGCATGCCGCACACCGAAGTACTGGAACATGGCAATCAATTGCTGGTTTCAAGCTGGGACATTATTTCTGGCGACGTGAAGCCTGGGCGCAATGTGCTGGTGTACGACGATGCAGGCGACCATGCCGGCCTGCAAGCCGCCGAATTCATCGCCCGCAGTGGCGCCAAGACTGAAATCATGACCCCCGACCGCTCGTTCGCGCCAGAAGTCATGGGCATGAACCTGGTGCCCTACATGCGCTCGTTGCAGCAGCTGGACACCACCTTTACCGTCACCTACCGGCTCAAGGCGGTGGTGCAACAAGGCGACCAATTGCTGGCTACGATCGGCACCGATTACAGCGACCTGACTAAAACCCGCCTGGTGGATCAGGTGGTGGTCAACCACGGCACCCGGCCGCTGGACGAGCTGTATTTCGAACTCAAACCCTTAGCCAGCAACGAAGGCGCCGTGGAGTACATGGACCTGATTGTCGGCAAGCCGCAAACCGTTGCGAGCAACCCCGAAGGGCGCTTCCAGTTGTTCCGCATTGGTGATGCCGTGGCGTCGCGCAATACCCATGCAGCCATCTACGATGCCCTGCGGCTGGTTAAGGACCTGTAG